A stretch of DNA from Cellulomonas fengjieae:
AAGGTCATGGAGCGACCGTAGTTATACCCAACCAATCTGATCAACATTCGTCCACCCAGTGGACGTCAGCCCTCCGCGAGCCACTCCGCGAACGCGTCGAACGACGAGGGCCGCCCCAGGAACCGCTCGACCAGCTCGGCGGCGTCGGCGGAGCCGCCGGGCGCCAGGATCGCGTCGCGGTACGCGCGCCCCACCACGGGGTCCATGAGGCCCGAGGCGAACCCGGTGCGCAGGTCCTTGGCGATGATCAGGCTCCAGAGGTAGGTGTAGTAGGCCGACCCGTAGCCGTCCAGGTGGCCGAAGCCGGCGTACTGGTGCGTGTCGGGGATCGGCGTGAACGGACCGAACCGGGCGTCGATCTCAGCGGTGTACGCGGCCAGGTCGGCGGGCGGGTCGGCGTGCAGCCCGTACGACAGCGCGGTGAAGTTGAGCTGGCGACGGGTCCACGTCCCGCGGCCGAACGCGTCGGCGGCGCGCATCCGCGCCACGAGGGCGGCTGGGATGGGCTCGCCGGCCGCGTTCGTCGCGAAGGAGCCCAGGACGTCGGCGTCCCAGCCCCACTCCTCGAGCAGCTGGCTCGGCGCCTCGACGAAGTCCCACTCGGTGGCGACCCCGGAGAACATCGCCCACGGCTGGTGGCCGCCGAGCACCTCGTGCACCAGGTGGCCCAGCTCGTGGAAGAACGTCAGGACGTCGTCGTGCTCCATGAGGCCGGTCGGGAAGTTGCAGACCAGCGCGCCCTCGGGCAGGAACCGGCCGGCGATCCCGGGCACCAGCGAGAACTGGGCGGCGTGGTTGAACTTGCCGGGACGGGGGTGCATGTCCAGGTAGACCCGGCCGATCACGCGTCCGTCGTCGGTGACGTCGTAGACCTCGACGTCGCTGTGCCACGTCGGCGCGTCGACCGGCTGCAGGGTGATCCCGAACAGCCGCGAGACGACGTCCAGCACGCCCGGCTTCACGGCCTCGTACCGGAAGTACTCGCGGACCTCGCGCGAGTCCACGTCGTACTGCTCGTTCTTGATGATCTGGTCGTAGTACAGGTTGTCGGCCGGTGTCACCGCAGCTGCCCCGGGCACGTCCTGGCGGTAGCGCGCGAGCATGACGTCCACGTCGCGCGCCGCGGGCGCCGCGGTCAGCGCGTCGAGCCGCTCGATCAGGTCGGCGATCGCCTGGCCCGAGCCGATCATCTTGATCTCGG
This window harbors:
- a CDS encoding M3 family metallopeptidase yields the protein MSTAEPTAFPTDGAAWPAFLAGTVDSSLDDARALLARLKDGTSRTTTEVLDLWNDADIAIARSSSAAHLLSEVHPDADLRAAAEERAQAAEDLVTERGLDHELWQVLAATDAEGLEPGAARVREHVLRDFRRAGVDRSAEDRDRLRALAQRCTELGLEFSRNIRDGARSVRVAPEQLDGLPDDFRAEHPAGEDGLVTLTTEYPDLLPVRTYATDPAVRLALTFEHQCIGWPANSPILAELLRLRAERATLLGYPDWPTYDAEIKMIGSGQAIADLIERLDALTAAPAARDVDVMLARYRQDVPGAAAVTPADNLYYDQIIKNEQYDVDSREVREYFRYEAVKPGVLDVVSRLFGITLQPVDAPTWHSDVEVYDVTDDGRVIGRVYLDMHPRPGKFNHAAQFSLVPGIAGRFLPEGALVCNFPTGLMEHDDVLTFFHELGHLVHEVLGGHQPWAMFSGVATEWDFVEAPSQLLEEWGWDADVLGSFATNAAGEPIPAALVARMRAADAFGRGTWTRRQLNFTALSYGLHADPPADLAAYTAEIDARFGPFTPIPDTHQYAGFGHLDGYGSAYYTYLWSLIIAKDLRTGFASGLMDPVVGRAYRDAILAPGGSADAAELVERFLGRPSSFDAFAEWLAEG